From the Musa acuminata AAA Group cultivar baxijiao chromosome BXJ3-7, Cavendish_Baxijiao_AAA, whole genome shotgun sequence genome, one window contains:
- the LOC135642475 gene encoding glutaredoxin-C7-like: protein MEIAASSTQGGLGLGGALTIDGGEAPERRMERLLRESPVVVFSRPGCCMAHVMRRLLEAVGAHPTVIVLEEGETAPGPAAAEAMPALFIGGAAVGGLEGLMALHLGGGLVPLLREAGA, encoded by the coding sequence ATGGAGATAGCGGCGAGCTCGACGCAGGGGGGACTTGGGTTGGGAGGGGCGCTGACGATCGACGGGGGCGAAGCGCCAGAGAGGAGGATGGAACGGCTTTTGAGGGAGAGCCCGGTGGTGGTGTTCAGCCGGCCAGGGTGCTGCATGGCCCACGTCATGCGGCGGCTGCTGGAGGCGGTGGGGGCACACCCCACGGTGATCGTGCTGGAGGAGGGGGAGACCGCGCCGGggccggcggcggcggaggccatGCCCGCGCTATTCATTGGCGGGGCGGCCGTCGGCGGCCTCGAGGGGCTCATGGCGCTCCACCTCGGCGGCGGCCTCGTGCCGCTTCTCCGAGAGGCCGGCGCGTGA